The Borreliella andersonii genome has a segment encoding these proteins:
- a CDS encoding ParA family protein, which yields MKKIAFHIQKGGVGKTTLSGNIASYLSKAKKVILVDCDIQQGSSSTWFLNHEILKLDIKDFLLKKVGLDQVVRQIQKNFYILPCVPSGTFRRDVQHELQDFPYLIDDFCLELEKLGFEFAIFDLSPSFELWERRIILAMCEVVTPLTPEFLSLEGINIFKEEFDSLLKSYRKKVKHEKIICNMLNKSFKRHNLHLKQFKTFGYDLYEVGQDAKIAESQLYKKSIFDYYPESRSILEISRLGDALCL from the coding sequence ATGAAAAAAATAGCATTTCATATTCAAAAAGGTGGTGTTGGCAAAACTACCTTAAGTGGGAATATTGCAAGTTATTTATCTAAAGCAAAAAAAGTTATATTGGTTGATTGTGATATACAACAAGGAAGTTCTTCTACATGGTTTCTTAATCATGAAATTCTTAAGTTGGATATTAAAGATTTTCTTTTGAAAAAGGTAGGTTTGGATCAAGTCGTAAGACAAATACAAAAAAATTTTTATATTTTGCCATGTGTGCCAAGTGGAACTTTTAGAAGAGATGTGCAACATGAATTGCAAGATTTTCCATATTTAATAGATGATTTTTGTCTGGAATTGGAGAAATTGGGATTTGAATTTGCGATTTTTGATTTATCTCCCAGTTTTGAGCTTTGGGAGCGAAGAATTATTCTAGCAATGTGTGAAGTTGTTACCCCATTGACTCCAGAATTTTTAAGTCTTGAAGGAATAAATATTTTTAAAGAAGAGTTTGATTCTTTGTTAAAGTCTTATAGAAAAAAGGTTAAGCATGAGAAAATTATTTGTAATATGCTTAATAAAAGTTTTAAAAGACATAATTTACACTTGAAGCAATTTAAAACTTTTGGATATGATCTTTATGAGGTTGGACAAGATGCTAAAATAGCAGAATCTCAGCTATATAAGAAATCGATTTTTGATTATTATCCTGAGAGTAGATCTATTTTAGAAATTTCAAGATTGGGGGATGCTTTATGTCTATAA